A window of Methylobacterium bullatum genomic DNA:
CTCAACGACCTCGTCGGACCCAATCGTTGACCCGGACTCGCTGCCCTGTATGTGGGGCCGCGAAGGTTGACGCTGCCCTGCGTGCCGCCATAGACAAGGCGGCCGGATGGTCGGGTAGCGGTCCGGTAGCAACGGACGGGAAGCCCAAGCATCGGCAAAGGCAAATTATTTAGCTTTTGCAACGTCTTGGAAGGGTGGCCGAGTGGTTTAAGGCAGCGGTCTTGAAAACCGCCGTGGGGGCAACTCCACCGTGGGTTCGAATCCCACCCCTTCCGCCAGATGTCAGATCTGCAAGGTCGCCCGTGGCTTTCTGGGTTGTCGAACCTGTTGATCTGACACCATATTCCGCACTGACGTGGTCGCACGGGGGTACGCCAGGACCTCCAAGGACACATGTCGTGCTTGGGCAATCGCTTGGGCACTCTCGTGCCGGGGCCGGACCATGCCCACCATCAACAAGTTGACTGCCAAGCAGATCGCGACGCTACCCCACGGCTTGCACAGCGACGGTGGCAATCTCTACCTTTCGGTGCGTCCAGGCGGATCGCGCCAGTGGGTCATGCGCTATCGCTTCGGAGGACGTCAGCGTGAACTCGGTCTGGGAGGAGCAGGTCCTCACGCGCTTACGCTTGCTGCCGCACGGACGGCAGCGGAGAAGGTCCGCATGCAACTCCGCCGGGGCCTCGATCCCCTGGTACAGCGCGAAGCGGAAGCCAAGATCGTACGCATTCCTACTTTCCGCGAGGCCATGGATGATTTTATCACGCGCACCGAGGGGACTTGGAAGAACCAGAAAAGCGCTGCTCAGTGGCGGGCCAGCTTGAACTCCCATGCCGCTACTCTCATGAGTCGGCCCGTCGATCGGATCGACACAAACGACGTCATTGCCGTTCTCGATCCGATTTGGAGCCGCCTGCCCGAGACCGCGAAGCGGGTCCGTGGACGGATCGAGGTGATTCTGTCGATGGCCAAGACCCGCGGCTTCCGTTCCGGAGAGAATCCGGCGGCGTGGCGTGACAACCTCAAGAACGTGTTTCAGGCTAAACCGAAGCTGGTGCGTGGCCACTTCAAAGCGATGGACCAAGACGAAATTCCGGCTTTCATGACACGACTACGGGCCATCGATGCGATGAGTGCCCTGGCTTTGGAGTGGATTATCCTGACCGCTCAACGCCCGAGCGTCGGCGTTAGCGCATACTGGTCAGAGATTGATAGGAACAGCCGTACCTGGACGATCACGGCGGAACTGATGAAGGGCAGTAAGGAAGCAGCACTCATCAACGAAGATCACATTGTGCCGCTCTGTGACCGCGCCCTCCACATTCTTGATAGGGTCGAGGCGCTCCGGATTACGAATGAGGGTGACGAGCTTCTCTTCCCGAGCCAAAAGCTCAAGCCATTGTCTCTGACTGCGCTCGAACATTGTCGCGAGCGCATGGGCGTTCATGTGACTACCCATGGCTTCCGCGCGACCTTCCGGACTTGGGCCGGCTCTGCCACCTTTCATGAAGTGGAACTAGCAGAGAAGGCATTAGGCCATTTGGTGGGCGATGAGACCGAGCGTGCCTATAACCGTGGCCACTTGCTGGAGAAGCGGCGACGGCTGATGGCTGACTGGGCGGAACATCTAAACGGTACTCCGACCCCGAAGAAGAACCCTTTCGTCATCCAGGGTAGCGCGGTTCCGCGACAGGTGGTTGATGAGATGCGTAAGCGTTCGGCCCGATGAGGCGGGCAAAAGCTATCTGATCAGAGGGGTTCGACGGGGTCTCACCCACCTGCGAATCGCTACCCTAAACCAATTTATATTGATCATATCTTGACAGTTACCCGAAAAAGCCTACCTTTATCAACATGGAAGTGCATACGGTGTTGTGTCTGCTGCAGGGCAAAGCGGCTGCATAACTGGGCGTCTGAGCCGAACGGTAGGCATGGCGGCCCCTCTGAGCGACTGTTCCGGACACGATTGCGACTACAGAATAACCCGCCTGGCAAGCAAAGAGAGAAGCGGACTGGACCCGCAATCAGGTGTGACCGGATCAATGGGTGCCCTCGCCAGGGGCATCTGGTGGCAGGTGAGGATGAAATCGGCGGCGTGACCAAATGCCTATGTCGCGGAGCTGAGGCAATTCTACGGTGCGGTCAGGCAGGCCGCGTAATCCACCGTAGTCTGATGGCATTCACGCGACCGAAGCTCGTTCACGGGCAGCGGCAGCTCGCTATCGGACCAACAGCATGTCTAAGAATAGTTCCGCCGACAATTCCACAAGGACGCTCGTGACGATCAACGAGCTTGCTATGATTTTTAGTGTGTCACGATCGACTGTAAAGAAGTGGCGGGGGCGCCGAATTATCAAACCGTGCGTAGAAATCGGAGGTGTCGTTCGCTTCGATCCGGTTGATTGTAAGCGGGAGATTGCAGCCTTCAGACGTGGGAAACCTGCTGGGAGTGAAGGTTAATTTTGTGAATATAAGGATTTATATATCACTCCGTGAGTAGCGCTCTACCCAGTTCGCCGAAAGGCGGACTGGGTACATATCTGATTAAGGAATGAATTAGAAGGATTTATATCGCCTGAATTGTTCTTTCTTTTGGGTATGCTTTCAATTGCGATAGCAGTCTTCCATTTCCCACGCCTTCTCAGCTATTTGGGGGCTAATTGCGCCATAAGCAGAAGTTGGCCGCCAGTCTGGAGGCGGACGTTACGCCTTCGACCTATTCTTGCCGCGGCCGCCCATTTACTCGATACCGCGAAGGCCGTCCTTCTCCGTGCCGTTTTCCTGGCTTACCGGGATAGCTCGCATCAGCGTTTCTGCTCACGCATCAGTGTCTCAATGAAGTGTGCGGCCTTGAGGGCTCGGGCATCGTCGCCATGGCGTGCAATCACCTGCACACCGAGCGGCAACCCAGTTGGGGTGCTTCCCACCGGCACGGTTACGCAAGGAACACCCATCAGCGTCCAGAGCCGGTTGAAGCGGGAATCGCCCGTGCTGGCATATCCTTCCGGCGCCGGGCCGGGCGCTGAGAGCGTCAGGATCACGTCCAGGTCATGCTCGGCGAACTGATCGGGCAATTGCCGCCGGGCGCGATCCGCCACCTTCAAGGACGCATCGTATGCCTTCGGCGACACGCCCTGCGCCTCATCGAGATGGGCTCTTAGAAGGGGGCCGAGGTTCGCGCGATGCGTGGCGTATTCCCAATTGAGCGCTTGGGCCGCTTCGAAATCCTGGATCGTACCATGAAACCCGAAGGCTTCGGCGAACACCGCCGGCAGGACCACGTCACACACGCGGGATCCTATGGCCTCGGCGGCGGCACGCACGCGTTCGAGGGCATCCAGCGCTTCGGGCTCCGCATCAGCACAGAAATCTTGCAGGACGACACCAATCCGCGGTGTACCCGGATTGGTTGTGGGAAGGTCGATGCCGGGACGCCCTGTCATCTGCGCGAGGGCGAGGGCGGCATCCGCGACGCCCGCCGTGAACAGGCCCAGCGTGTCGAGCGTCCAGGAAAAGCACTTCATGCCCACCGTGGGTAGGAGCCCGAAGGACGGTTTCATCCCCACCACGCCGCAATAGGCAGCCGGCCTGATGACGGAGCCTCCGGTCTGCGTACCGAGGGCCAGCGGCAGCATCCCCGCCGACACGGCGGCGGCCGAACCCGCCGATGAACCGCCCGGCGTATGGCCGGGATGGCGCGGATTGCGGGTTTGGGTCGGGTCAAGGAAGGCGAAGGCCGTCGTGGTGGTCTTGGCCAAAGGCACAGCGCCGAGCCGCCTCAGGCGCGCCACCGCGGCTGCATCGGCGCGCGGGCGCCAGCCTTCATAGATCGGCGATCCCATCTGCGTCGGCAGGTCGGCCGTGTCGAGGATGTCCTTCACTCCCACCGCAATGCCCGCGAGGGGCCCCTGCTCCGCCACGAACGGAACGGGATTACGGCTCACCAGCGCCTGGATCTCAGGCTCGTGCTCGGCGATCGCAGCTGTGGAGAGGGTGATGGCCTCACGTGGGGTGAGCGAGCCGGCATCGATCTGCTTGCGCAGCGACAGTAGGGAAAGCATGGGGCAGCGTCCCGATGATGGCGGCGTGCGGCTTCAGGAGGCAGGAAAGGTGATCGGACGTGCGAGAACTGTCTCGCACCAGCGCGCCGTGCGGAGCAACGCCAGATCGTTGCGGTATGTGCCGACGAGCTGGATCCCGAGCGGAAGCCCTCGGCTCTCCCCAGCCGGAAGAGCGACCGCCGGCACGCCGAGGCAGGTCCAGGGGACGCAGAAGGCGGGGTCACCGGTCGAGGCCAGCCCTTCCGGGGCGGGACCGGCGGCGGGCAGGGTCAGGACTGCATCATAGCCTGCCAGCACCCTATCGAGGTCCGCCCGCAGATCGGCCTGCCGCCGACGCGCTTCCACGTAGGCCACGGCCGGGATCCGCGCCCCCTCCGCCACGAGATCCTTGAGCGGCTGGCTCGTCCGGTCTGGAAAGCGCTCCACCAGCGATCCGAAGCAGACGCTCGCCTCGACGGCGAGGAGAGTGCGCGCGCATTCCCACAGGACTTCGAACGCGGCGGGGAGCACGAGGTTGGACACATGGGCTCCGGCCGTTCGGAAAGCTGTCGTCGCGGAGTCGAGCAGCGCGCGCTGCTCCGGTTCGGCCCTGTCCCAGATCGTGGTCTGAACCAGCGCCAGGCGC
This region includes:
- the intA_2 gene encoding Prophage CP4-57 integrase — translated: MQLRRGLDPLVQREAEAKIVRIPTFREAMDDFITRTEGTWKNQKSAAQWRASLNSHAATLMSRPVDRIDTNDVIAVLDPIWSRLPETAKRVRGRIEVILSMAKTRGFRSGENPAAWRDNLKNVFQAKPKLVRGHFKAMDQDEIPAFMTRLRAIDAMSALALEWIILTAQRPSVGVSAYWSEIDRNSRTWTITAELMKGSKEAALINEDHIVPLCDRALHILDRVEALRITNEGDELLFPSQKLKPLSLTALEHCRERMGVHVTTHGFRATFRTWAGSATFHEVELAEKALGHLVGDETERAYNRGHLLEKRRRLMADWAEHLNGTPTPKKNPFVIQGSAVPRQVVDEMRKRSAR
- the amiD_2 gene encoding Putative amidase AmiD; translation: MLSLLSLRKQIDAGSLTPREAITLSTAAIAEHEPEIQALVSRNPVPFVAEQGPLAGIAVGVKDILDTADLPTQMGSPIYEGWRPRADAAAVARLRRLGAVPLAKTTTTAFAFLDPTQTRNPRHPGHTPGGSSAGSAAAVSAGMLPLALGTQTGGSVIRPAAYCGVVGMKPSFGLLPTVGMKCFSWTLDTLGLFTAGVADAALALAQMTGRPGIDLPTTNPGTPRIGVVLQDFCADAEPEALDALERVRAAAEAIGSRVCDVVLPAVFAEAFGFHGTIQDFEAAQALNWEYATHRANLGPLLRAHLDEAQGVSPKAYDASLKVADRARRQLPDQFAEHDLDVILTLSAPGPAPEGYASTGDSRFNRLWTLMGVPCVTVPVGSTPTGLPLGVQVIARHGDDARALKAAHFIETLMREQKR